The proteins below come from a single Pontibaca methylaminivorans genomic window:
- a CDS encoding LysR family transcriptional regulator, which yields MQDLNDLYYFAQVVEHRGFAPAGRALGVPKSRLSRRIALLEERLGVRLIQRSTRRFSVTEIGQIYYTHCKAVLVEARAAQDAIAMHRSEPCGVIRVTCPVALLDTIIGPMVADFLGRNPGVELHLEATNRRVDLIEEGVDVALRVRLPPLQDSELVLRVLAEFDQHLVAGPTLLAGHGEPREPADLARLPSLALAQPQGDHRWTLYGPDDAKAEVHHHPRLITRGMFALRDAAMAGVGVVQLPVMVTSTEIARGRLVPVLPDWQPRREIVHAVFPSRRGLLPSVRAFVDHLVAGFSGRGAV from the coding sequence ATGCAGGATCTGAACGATCTCTATTATTTCGCGCAGGTGGTGGAGCACCGCGGCTTTGCCCCGGCCGGCCGGGCGCTCGGCGTGCCGAAATCCCGCCTGAGCCGCCGTATCGCCCTGCTTGAGGAACGCCTTGGCGTGCGGTTGATCCAGCGCTCGACCCGGCGCTTTTCCGTGACCGAGATCGGACAGATCTATTACACCCATTGCAAGGCGGTCCTGGTCGAGGCGAGGGCGGCACAGGACGCGATCGCCATGCACCGTTCCGAACCCTGCGGGGTCATTCGGGTGACCTGTCCGGTGGCGCTGCTCGATACCATCATTGGCCCGATGGTCGCTGATTTCCTCGGCCGGAATCCGGGGGTGGAGCTGCATCTCGAGGCGACGAACCGGCGGGTCGACCTGATCGAAGAGGGGGTCGATGTCGCGTTGCGCGTCCGTCTGCCGCCGCTTCAGGACAGCGAACTCGTGCTGCGCGTGCTGGCGGAGTTCGACCAGCATCTGGTCGCAGGCCCCACGCTCCTGGCCGGGCATGGCGAGCCGCGGGAGCCGGCCGACCTGGCGCGGCTGCCGAGCCTCGCGCTGGCCCAGCCGCAGGGCGATCACCGCTGGACCCTGTACGGCCCCGATGATGCGAAGGCCGAGGTGCATCACCACCCGCGCCTGATCACGCGCGGCATGTTCGCCCTGCGCGATGCCGCCATGGCGGGGGTCGGCGTCGTCCAGCTTCCGGTTATGGTCACAAGTACGGAGATCGCGCGCGGCCGGCTGGTCCCGGTCCTGCCCGACTGGCAGCCGCGGCGCGAGATCGTGCATGCGGTGTTTCCCTCGCGCCGCGGCCTGCTGCCATCGGTGCGCGCCTTTGTCGATCATCTGGTCGCGGGCTTTTCCGGGCGGGGCGCGGTCTGA
- a CDS encoding glutathione S-transferase family protein, translating into MGLLVDGKWHDQWYDTAKTGGKFVRSAAQFRNWITPDGSAGPSGRGGFRAEAGRYHLYVSLACPWACRLLIMRVLKGLEGMIGLSVVNPYMGENGWTFAPAPGVIADPIGGADFLYQVYLRADPDYSGRVTVPVLWDLQENTIVSNESAEIMRMFNSAFDGIGAAPGDYAPQALLPEIDRINAEVYDRVNNGVYKAGFATEQAVYEQEVTALFAELDRLNDLLGRQRFLLGDQVTEADWRLFTTLIRFDAVYYGHFKCNLRRLVDYPDLWAYTRELYQWPGVAGTVDFDHIKQHYYRSHPTINPNGIVPKGPVLDLMQPPEREHVPAD; encoded by the coding sequence ATGGGGCTGCTCGTAGACGGGAAATGGCACGACCAGTGGTATGACACGGCGAAGACCGGCGGCAAGTTCGTCCGCTCGGCGGCGCAGTTCCGCAACTGGATCACCCCGGACGGCAGCGCCGGCCCATCGGGACGTGGCGGGTTCCGGGCCGAGGCCGGGCGCTATCATCTTTATGTCTCGCTCGCCTGTCCCTGGGCCTGCCGGCTGCTGATCATGCGGGTTCTGAAGGGGCTTGAGGGCATGATCGGCCTTTCGGTCGTCAATCCCTACATGGGCGAGAACGGCTGGACCTTTGCCCCGGCCCCCGGCGTGATCGCCGACCCGATCGGGGGGGCGGATTTCCTTTATCAGGTCTATCTGCGCGCCGACCCGGATTATTCGGGCCGGGTGACGGTGCCGGTGCTCTGGGATCTGCAGGAAAACACCATCGTCAGCAATGAATCGGCCGAGATCATGCGCATGTTCAATTCCGCCTTTGACGGAATCGGCGCCGCGCCCGGAGACTACGCGCCGCAGGCGCTTCTGCCGGAAATCGACCGGATCAATGCCGAGGTCTATGACCGGGTGAACAACGGCGTCTACAAGGCCGGCTTTGCCACCGAACAGGCGGTCTACGAACAGGAAGTGACCGCGCTTTTCGCCGAACTCGACCGGCTGAACGACTTGCTCGGCCGGCAGCGCTTTCTGCTGGGCGATCAGGTCACCGAGGCGGACTGGCGCCTGTTCACCACGCTGATCCGTTTCGATGCCGTCTATTACGGCCATTTCAAATGCAACCTGCGCCGTCTGGTCGATTATCCCGATCTCTGGGCCTATACGCGCGAGCTTTATCAATGGCCGGGCGTCGCCGGGACGGTCGATTTCGACCATATCAAGCAGCATTATTACCGCAGCCATCCGACCATCAACCCGAACGGCATCGTGCCGAAGGGGCCGGTGCTCGACCTGATGCAGCCGCCGGAGCGCGAACATGTGCCCGCGGACTGA
- the wrbA gene encoding NAD(P)H:quinone oxidoreductase, giving the protein MSVKLAIIYYSTYGTNHRMASIAAEAARDAGAEVRLLKAPETVPADVVAGVDAWQAQAEASADVPAATVEDMKWADAYLFSAPTRFGVMASQMRAFIDTLGGFWAEGGFAGKPVSAMTSAQNAHGGQETTLLSFYTSAIHWGSVVVAPGYTSPAIFKTGGNPYGYSHTQGAEFTEEAKTVIGDQAGRLVEIAQKLA; this is encoded by the coding sequence ATGAGCGTGAAACTCGCCATCATCTATTATTCGACCTATGGCACCAATCACCGGATGGCCAGTATCGCCGCCGAGGCCGCCCGCGATGCCGGGGCCGAGGTGCGGCTTCTTAAGGCGCCCGAGACTGTTCCGGCCGATGTGGTCGCCGGGGTCGATGCCTGGCAGGCCCAGGCCGAGGCGAGCGCGGACGTGCCCGCCGCTACGGTCGAGGACATGAAATGGGCCGATGCCTATCTGTTCTCGGCGCCGACGCGCTTTGGCGTCATGGCCAGCCAGATGCGCGCCTTCATCGACACGCTGGGCGGGTTCTGGGCCGAGGGCGGGTTTGCCGGAAAGCCGGTTTCGGCCATGACATCGGCGCAGAACGCCCACGGCGGGCAGGAAACCACGCTGCTGTCGTTCTACACCAGCGCGATCCATTGGGGGTCGGTCGTGGTGGCGCCGGGCTATACCTCGCCCGCGATCTTCAAGACCGGCGGCAACCCCTATGGCTACAGCCACACACAAGGGGCCGAGTTTACCGAAGAGGCAAAGACCGTGATTGGCGACCAGGCCGGCCGCCTTGTCGAGATCGCGCAGAAACTGGCCTGA
- a CDS encoding SDR family NAD(P)-dependent oxidoreductase, which yields MTAMLEGRQVVVTGGTGALGQAVIDRLLAEGATCHVPSHRRPGSLDAAARERLHVVPDIDLTDQAATDRFFDGVPGLWASVHLAGGFGMGRIADSERDDFTRLMQMNALTVFLCSRAAVRNMRRTGQGGRIVNVSARPGIEQRQGARMVAYGASKAAVAAITMALSEELKGDHILVNAIAPSTLDTEANRKAMPKADPAKWLSTEAAASAILQLIAPENTEMSGAVVPLYARA from the coding sequence ATGACAGCCATGCTCGAAGGCAGACAGGTCGTGGTGACCGGCGGCACCGGCGCATTGGGGCAAGCGGTCATCGACCGTCTGCTTGCCGAGGGCGCGACCTGCCACGTGCCAAGCCACCGCCGGCCGGGTTCGCTTGATGCCGCGGCGCGGGAGCGGCTCCATGTCGTGCCGGACATCGACCTGACCGATCAGGCGGCGACGGACCGGTTTTTTGACGGGGTGCCCGGTCTCTGGGCCTCGGTCCATCTTGCCGGGGGGTTCGGCATGGGGCGGATCGCCGACAGCGAACGGGACGATTTCACCCGGCTGATGCAGATGAATGCGCTGACGGTGTTCCTTTGTTCGCGCGCGGCGGTGCGCAACATGCGTCGGACCGGGCAGGGTGGGCGGATCGTCAACGTCTCGGCCCGGCCGGGGATCGAGCAGCGGCAGGGCGCGCGCATGGTCGCCTATGGCGCAAGCAAGGCCGCGGTGGCGGCGATCACCATGGCCCTGTCCGAGGAACTGAAGGGAGATCATATCCTTGTGAATGCGATTGCCCCCTCCACGCTCGATACCGAGGCGAACCGCAAGGCGATGCCGAAGGCCGACCCTGCCAAATGGCTTTCGACCGAGGCGGCGGCCAGCGCGATCCTGCAACTGATCGCGCCCGAAAACACCGAGATGAGCGGGGCGGTCGTGCCGCTCTATGCCCGGGCATGA
- a CDS encoding catalase codes for MSDQGNPRAAGSTMTTGAPAPSDRNSLSIGADGPILLHDVHFLEQMAHFNREKVPERQPHAKGAGAFGVFETTEDVSAWTRAALFRKGAKTDMLARFSTVAGEMGSPDTWRDVRGFSLKFYTDEGNYDLVGNNTPIFFVRDPMKFPHFIRSQKRLPDSGLRDNHMQWDFWTNNPETAHQVTYLMGQRGLPRTWRNMNGYGSHTYMWYNETGEKFWVKYHFHTEQGMEFFTNEEASAMAGADADYHRRDLFDAIARGDHPSWILSVQVMPYEEAKTYRINPFDLTKTWPHADYPLHRVGRMTLNRNPENFFAQIEQAAFSPGNTVPGIGLSPDKMLLGRAFAYNDAQRNRIGTNFHQLPVNQPKVPVNTYMMDGQMAYHHSGNAPVYAPNSGGREWADETGAMPDGWEADGSMVRSAYDLRQDDDDFTQPGILVREVFNDAQRDQLVDQVAGSLLGGVREPVLGRAIDYWKSIDPGVGGRIEEKVRKGSGDKPAEGMGEG; via the coding sequence ATGTCAGATCAAGGCAATCCACGCGCGGCCGGTTCGACCATGACCACCGGCGCGCCCGCACCCAGCGATCGCAATTCGCTCAGCATCGGCGCGGATGGACCCATCCTGCTGCATGACGTGCATTTCCTCGAGCAGATGGCACATTTCAACCGCGAAAAGGTGCCCGAGCGCCAGCCCCATGCCAAGGGCGCCGGGGCCTTCGGCGTGTTCGAGACCACCGAGGACGTCTCGGCCTGGACCCGCGCGGCGCTGTTCCGGAAGGGCGCAAAGACCGACATGCTGGCGCGGTTCTCGACCGTTGCGGGCGAGATGGGCAGCCCCGACACATGGCGCGACGTGCGCGGTTTCAGCCTGAAATTCTATACGGACGAGGGCAATTACGACCTCGTCGGCAACAACACCCCGATCTTTTTCGTGCGCGATCCGATGAAATTCCCGCATTTCATCCGCAGCCAGAAACGCCTGCCCGACTCGGGCCTGCGGGACAACCACATGCAATGGGATTTCTGGACCAACAACCCCGAGACGGCGCATCAGGTGACCTATCTCATGGGACAGCGCGGCCTGCCGCGCACCTGGCGCAACATGAACGGCTACGGCTCGCACACCTATATGTGGTATAATGAAACGGGCGAAAAGTTCTGGGTGAAATACCATTTCCACACCGAGCAGGGCATGGAGTTCTTCACCAATGAGGAAGCCTCCGCCATGGCCGGCGCGGACGCCGATTACCACCGCCGCGACCTGTTCGACGCCATCGCGCGGGGCGATCACCCGAGCTGGATCCTCTCGGTCCAGGTCATGCCCTATGAAGAGGCAAAGACCTACCGCATCAACCCGTTCGACCTGACCAAGACCTGGCCGCACGCCGACTACCCGCTGCACCGGGTGGGCCGGATGACGCTGAACCGCAACCCCGAGAACTTCTTCGCCCAGATCGAGCAGGCGGCCTTCTCGCCCGGCAATACGGTGCCCGGCATCGGGCTTTCACCCGACAAGATGCTGCTGGGGCGCGCCTTTGCCTATAACGACGCGCAAAGGAACCGCATCGGCACCAATTTCCACCAGTTGCCGGTGAACCAGCCGAAGGTTCCGGTGAACACCTACATGATGGACGGCCAGATGGCCTATCACCACAGCGGGAACGCGCCGGTCTATGCCCCGAACAGCGGCGGGCGCGAATGGGCCGACGAGACCGGCGCCATGCCCGACGGGTGGGAGGCCGATGGCTCCATGGTGCGCAGCGCCTATGATCTGCGCCAGGACGACGACGATTTCACCCAGCCGGGCATTCTGGTGCGCGAGGTGTTCAACGACGCGCAGCGGGATCAACTGGTCGATCAGGTCGCGGGCAGCCTTCTGGGCGGGGTGCGCGAACCGGTGCTGGGCCGGGCCATCGACTACTGGAAAAGCATCGACCCCGGCGTCGGCGGCCGGATCGAGGAGAAGGTCCGCAAGGGCAGCGGCGACAAACCCGCCGAAGGCATGGGCGAGGGCTGA
- a CDS encoding DEAD/DEAH box helicase has product MTTDTISRRPSTRRSRKPARPGTAPARAPGGAERRSAPARAPLAEGPFHAMGIDARLCANLPPLGMDAPTPIQAEAIPAIIEGRDLLGLAQTGTGKTAAFSLPMLTRLLAAGQRPAPKTVRALILAPTRELATQIATSVEAYAEGTPLRALRVVGGASLHAQAQRLARGVDVLIATPGRLLDLIERGALDLSATGHLVLDEADQMLDIGFIHALRRIARLLPRGRQTQLFSATMPKLMEELAESYLTDPLRVAVTPPGRAAERIEQGVHFVNQGDKATLLSEYLGAHPGDLAMVFARTKHGSDKLARVLEKNGFAVAAIHGNKSQGQRERALAAFRAGQVHVLVATDVAARGLDIPEVAHVYNYDLPNVPESYVHRIGRTARAGRKGRAVAFCSPEEWGALKDIEKTMKSEIAVIGGEPPAHPVATPRKSRNARPNRPQGQRPARRPSRGTGAPRRARS; this is encoded by the coding sequence ATGACCACTGACACGATTTCCCGCCGTCCCTCCACCCGGCGATCCCGTAAGCCCGCCCGCCCGGGCACAGCTCCGGCCAGGGCGCCGGGCGGGGCCGAGCGCCGCAGCGCCCCGGCGCGCGCGCCTCTTGCCGAGGGGCCGTTCCACGCCATGGGCATCGACGCGCGGCTCTGCGCGAACCTGCCGCCGCTCGGCATGGATGCACCGACCCCGATCCAGGCCGAGGCGATCCCGGCGATCATCGAGGGGCGCGACCTGCTTGGCCTGGCACAGACCGGCACCGGCAAGACCGCGGCCTTCAGCCTGCCGATGCTGACGCGGCTGCTGGCCGCCGGGCAGCGGCCGGCGCCCAAGACCGTGCGCGCGCTGATCCTGGCCCCGACCCGCGAACTCGCGACCCAGATCGCGACGAGTGTCGAGGCCTATGCCGAGGGCACCCCGCTCCGCGCCCTCCGCGTCGTCGGGGGTGCCTCGCTCCATGCGCAGGCACAGCGGCTTGCCCGCGGCGTCGATGTGCTGATCGCCACGCCGGGGCGGCTGCTCGACCTGATCGAACGCGGCGCGCTCGACCTTTCGGCCACCGGACATCTGGTGCTGGACGAGGCCGACCAGATGCTCGACATCGGATTTATCCATGCCCTGCGCCGGATCGCGCGCCTGCTGCCCCGCGGACGCCAGACGCAGCTGTTCAGTGCCACCATGCCGAAGCTGATGGAGGAACTGGCGGAAAGCTACCTGACCGACCCGCTGCGTGTTGCGGTGACGCCCCCGGGCCGAGCGGCCGAGCGGATCGAACAGGGCGTGCATTTCGTCAACCAGGGCGACAAGGCGACCCTGCTTTCGGAATATCTCGGCGCCCATCCCGGCGATCTGGCCATGGTCTTTGCCCGCACCAAGCACGGCAGCGACAAGCTCGCGCGGGTGCTCGAGAAAAACGGCTTCGCGGTGGCCGCGATCCACGGCAACAAGAGCCAGGGCCAGCGCGAACGGGCGCTTGCCGCCTTCCGCGCCGGTCAGGTGCATGTGCTTGTCGCGACCGATGTGGCGGCGCGGGGCCTCGACATTCCCGAGGTCGCCCATGTCTATAACTACGACCTGCCGAACGTGCCCGAAAGCTATGTCCACCGCATCGGCCGCACCGCCCGCGCGGGCCGCAAGGGGCGCGCCGTCGCCTTCTGTTCGCCCGAGGAATGGGGGGCGCTGAAGGACATCGAAAAGACCATGAAGTCCGAGATTGCGGTGATCGGCGGCGAACCGCCCGCGCATCCCGTGGCAACCCCGCGCAAATCGCGCAACGCGCGCCCAAACCGCCCGCAAGGCCAGCGCCCCGCCCGCCGCCCGTCGCGCGGCACCGGGGCGCCGCGGCGCGCCCGCAGCTGA
- a CDS encoding response regulator — MTRPALILVAEDEAALRQDICEELGEAGYRVLAAGDGRQALMLVERNAPDLVLCDITMPELDGFGLLAALRRSRPDLASVPFLFLTALSEPAEVIEGKRMGADDYLVKPVDYDLMLATIAARLRQVARIRSRHGDEIEALRRDLSRPSAGLADAALDLIAMGVVLLDRQGHVLFANRAAGEMAESGRIITIGNARIAAADPLADRALQQAIAAALRTAAAGSGDRAGVLLPGDTDQAVSVSVCALPCSHPGEAGPTKDQPHAALFLPAPVEARHISEPLLCDLFGLTPSEARIAAALTGGARPADIAARLGVSQTTIAFHMRNLFQKTGTNRQSDLVALILSGPAAVR, encoded by the coding sequence ATGACCCGCCCCGCGCTGATCCTCGTGGCCGAGGACGAGGCCGCACTGCGGCAGGACATCTGCGAGGAACTCGGCGAGGCCGGCTATCGCGTTCTTGCGGCGGGCGACGGGCGGCAGGCGCTCATGCTCGTTGAACGAAACGCGCCCGATCTCGTGCTTTGTGACATCACCATGCCGGAACTTGACGGTTTCGGCCTGCTCGCGGCGCTGCGCCGCTCGCGCCCCGATCTGGCCTCGGTGCCCTTCCTCTTCCTGACCGCGCTTTCCGAGCCGGCCGAGGTGATCGAGGGCAAGCGCATGGGCGCCGATGACTACCTCGTCAAGCCGGTCGATTACGATCTGATGCTTGCGACCATCGCCGCGCGGCTGCGTCAGGTCGCGCGCATCCGCAGCCGCCACGGGGACGAGATCGAGGCGCTGCGCCGTGACCTTTCGCGCCCCTCCGCCGGCCTTGCCGATGCGGCGCTCGACCTGATCGCCATGGGGGTCGTGCTGCTGGACAGGCAGGGCCATGTGCTTTTCGCCAACCGCGCCGCGGGGGAAATGGCCGAATCCGGCCGGATCATCACCATCGGGAACGCCCGGATCGCCGCCGCCGACCCGCTGGCGGACCGCGCCCTGCAACAGGCGATTGCCGCGGCGCTCCGCACCGCGGCGGCGGGGAGCGGGGATCGCGCCGGCGTCCTCCTGCCGGGGGATACGGATCAGGCGGTTTCGGTCTCGGTCTGCGCCCTGCCCTGCAGCCACCCGGGCGAGGCGGGGCCGACAAAAGACCAGCCCCATGCGGCGCTGTTCCTGCCGGCGCCGGTCGAGGCTCGGCATATCTCCGAGCCCCTGCTTTGCGACCTGTTCGGCCTGACCCCGAGCGAAGCACGCATCGCGGCGGCGCTGACCGGCGGCGCCCGGCCCGCCGACATCGCCGCCCGGCTCGGCGTGTCGCAGACCACCATCGCCTTTCACATGCGCAACCTGTTCCAGAAAACCGGGACCAACCGCCAGAGCGACCTTGTCGCCCTGATCCTCTCCGGCCCCGCCGCCGTCAGGTGA
- a CDS encoding sensor histidine kinase — MSRLRVPALWLVPPLGAVAVFAALLGFSLVRMTEIESDMRIGAERNMLWVTHQGEVAARRLSETALLAGAERADAGELRLRYDILGSRMALMNDGPQRRFVEQAGLAEELDRLRAELAALAPRVTDFTRTDAAALHGALAPFAAFFGRAANQAMITEWDDLGGRLESYRAQLRQIIAWLIGIMGAGGTLTVLLVLALRQSRQRNRMLARERDFSALLISSSGEGIMAVDHAGRCTLWNEAMTGLFGRPVEQAVGRDAGDLAGFFATRPVQEALAGACAGQSARLSLQPLFRPEDSAPLHVDLRIFPMQDRNRIIGAIAFIQDASDRHAARQQEEATRARLERLVAARTRELDEALMRERSAADLYRNFAAMISHQFRTPLAVADSALQRLIRRGAQAEAEEIATRATRAREVIAGLTRLVESTLDAARRETGQHGAHRRPCDPARILRDLCARRPDAPESRIVVTGGGSALGDPAHVEQILDNLLSNALRHAPPGSPVSVHLHGDAKRLFCDIHNGGAPIAPADRAHLFERGFRGANSGGMPGTGTGLFIARALARMQGGDVVLLPGDSVAFRLILPRPPEGVSPAHDLAQGPATGERDTTGSSGATG; from the coding sequence ATGAGCCGGCTGCGTGTTCCAGCGCTCTGGCTGGTGCCGCCGCTCGGGGCGGTCGCGGTCTTTGCGGCGCTGCTCGGGTTTTCGCTGGTGCGCATGACCGAAATCGAATCCGACATGCGCATCGGCGCCGAACGCAACATGCTCTGGGTGACCCATCAGGGCGAGGTCGCGGCACGGCGGCTGTCCGAAACGGCGCTGCTCGCCGGCGCGGAACGCGCGGACGCCGGGGAACTGCGGCTGCGTTACGATATCCTCGGCAGCCGCATGGCGCTCATGAACGACGGGCCGCAGCGCCGTTTCGTCGAACAGGCGGGGCTTGCCGAAGAACTCGACCGGCTGCGCGCCGAACTGGCCGCGCTCGCGCCCCGCGTGACGGATTTCACCCGGACCGATGCCGCGGCGCTGCACGGCGCGCTCGCACCGTTCGCCGCGTTTTTCGGCCGCGCCGCAAACCAGGCGATGATCACCGAATGGGATGATCTGGGCGGGCGGCTGGAAAGCTATCGCGCGCAGCTGCGCCAGATCATCGCCTGGCTGATCGGCATCATGGGCGCGGGCGGCACGCTCACGGTGCTTCTGGTGCTGGCGCTGCGCCAGTCGCGGCAGCGCAACCGCATGCTGGCGCGCGAGCGCGACTTCTCGGCGCTGCTGATCTCGTCCAGCGGCGAGGGAATCATGGCGGTGGACCACGCCGGGCGATGCACCCTCTGGAACGAGGCCATGACCGGGCTGTTCGGCCGCCCTGTCGAACAGGCGGTGGGGCGCGATGCGGGCGATCTGGCCGGGTTCTTCGCCACCCGGCCGGTGCAGGAGGCGCTGGCCGGCGCCTGTGCCGGCCAGAGCGCGCGGCTGAGCCTCCAGCCCCTGTTCCGCCCCGAAGACAGCGCACCGCTCCATGTCGATCTGCGCATCTTTCCGATGCAGGACCGGAACCGGATTATCGGCGCGATCGCCTTCATCCAGGACGCAAGCGACCGCCATGCCGCCCGCCAGCAGGAGGAAGCGACCCGCGCACGGCTGGAACGGCTGGTCGCGGCCCGCACCCGCGAGCTGGACGAGGCATTGATGCGGGAGCGCTCGGCCGCCGATCTTTACCGCAATTTCGCGGCGATGATCTCGCACCAGTTCCGCACGCCGCTCGCGGTGGCCGATTCCGCGCTGCAACGGCTGATCCGGCGCGGTGCGCAGGCCGAAGCGGAGGAAATCGCCACCCGCGCCACCCGCGCGCGCGAGGTCATCGCGGGGCTGACGCGCCTGGTCGAAAGCACGCTTGACGCCGCGCGGCGCGAAACCGGGCAGCATGGGGCGCACCGCCGTCCCTGCGATCCGGCCCGCATCCTGCGCGACCTCTGTGCGCGCCGCCCGGATGCGCCGGAGTCCAGGATTGTCGTGACCGGCGGGGGATCCGCGCTTGGCGATCCGGCCCATGTCGAGCAGATACTGGACAACCTGCTGTCGAATGCGCTGCGCCACGCGCCGCCGGGCAGCCCGGTTTCGGTGCATCTTCATGGCGATGCAAAGCGGCTGTTCTGCGACATCCACAACGGCGGCGCGCCGATCGCGCCGGCCGACCGCGCGCATCTTTTTGAGCGCGGCTTTCGCGGCGCGAACAGCGGCGGGATGCCGGGCACGGGCACCGGGCTGTTCATCGCGCGGGCGCTGGCGCGGATGCAGGGGGGCGATGTCGTGCTGCTGCCCGGGGACAGCGTGGCCTTCCGCCTGATCCTGCCCCGCCCGCCGGAGGGGGTCTCGCCGGCGCATGACCTTGCGCAGGGCCCCGCGACCGGAGAGCGCGACACCACGGGATCATCCGGGGCAACAGGATGA
- a CDS encoding molybdopterin-dependent oxidoreductase yields the protein MALTLGTAALPAEAPQEPILRITGQIEKAGRIAEYGAAEFDRAMLEALPKLVLETSTVVTDGVHRFSGFLMRDLLDRLGAEGETVTATALNDYSVDISMSDFHDFDVIVAMEMDGAPLARDDKGPLWIVYPRDDHAVLQDIRYDYRWVWQLSELHVK from the coding sequence GTGGCGCTGACACTCGGTACCGCCGCGCTGCCTGCCGAAGCGCCGCAAGAGCCGATCCTGCGCATCACGGGACAGATTGAAAAAGCGGGGCGGATCGCCGAATACGGTGCCGCCGAATTCGACCGGGCGATGCTCGAGGCGCTGCCGAAGCTGGTTCTTGAAACCTCGACCGTGGTCACCGACGGGGTGCACCGCTTCAGCGGTTTCCTGATGCGCGACCTGCTCGACCGGCTGGGCGCAGAGGGCGAGACCGTGACCGCAACCGCGCTCAATGATTACAGCGTCGATATTTCCATGAGCGATTTCCACGATTTCGACGTGATCGTGGCCATGGAAATGGATGGCGCACCGCTTGCGCGCGACGACAAGGGGCCGCTCTGGATCGTCTATCCGCGCGACGATCATGCCGTGCTGCAGGACATCCGCTATGATTACCGCTGGGTCTGGCAACTGTCGGAACTGCACGTGAAATGA